One Benincasa hispida cultivar B227 chromosome 5, ASM972705v1, whole genome shotgun sequence genomic window carries:
- the LOC120077432 gene encoding protein ULTRAPETALA 2-like, with amino-acid sequence MMRSEENSSNWGMFEEEGVQKMEGFVKGSDFIEVHCGCTSKKYGDSSGKLRISSSGHFFIFCFCSDACNAGKLTPEEFEKHSQREGIRKWKSNIWVSVEGVKVPLWRTCLLKYYKHSENEANWTSAALRRRNFHRDEFIRCFECKKERRFRLRTRDQCQIYHNSIANQRWKCSDRPYDMITCDDDEERESRKSFRGCPRSSKCRGCTSCVCFGCLRCRFLDCHCRACTDFVQNTAP; translated from the exons atgatgagaTCAGAAGAAAATAGTAGTAATTGGGGAATGTTTGAAGAAGAAGGAGTTCAGAAAATGGAAGGGTTCGTTAAAGGATCGGATTTCATAGAGGTTCATTGCGGCTGCACCAGCAAGAAATATGGCGATTCTTCTGGTAAACTTAGGATTTCTTCTTCTGgccatttcttcatcttctgTTTCTGCTCCGATGCCTGTAATGCCG GGAAGCTGACTCCAGAGGAatttgagaagcattctcaaagAGAAGGGATCAGGAAATGGAAGAGCAACATCTGGGTTTCAGTTGAAGGAGTGAAGGTTCCATTGTGGAGAACTTGCTTGCTTAAatactacaagcattctgaaAATGAGGCCAATTGGACTTCTGCTGCCCTTCGTCGCCGCAACTTCCACCGCGACGAGTTCATCCGATGCTTTGAGTGCAAGAAGGAACGACGCTTTCGTCTTCGAACTAGAGACCAATGTCAAATCTACCATAATTCAATTGCTAATCAAAGATGGAAATGTTCTGATCGTCCTTATGACAT GATAACATGTGATGATGACGAAGAGCGGGAGAGTCGAAAGAGTTTCCGAGGCTGTCCACGATCGTCAAAGTGTCGAGGCTGCACGTCCTGTGTTTGCTTCGGATGTCTTCGATGCCGCTTCTTGGACTGCCATTGCCGTGCCTGCACTGATTTTGTGCAGAATACAGCACCTTGA